TGCACAGTCAGTGTTTCAGCACCCTCAGCATTCCCTGAACCTGGTTTTACCTCATCaaaatctttcctctctgttgGTCAaacccctctttccttccccaattttccttcccttttgtcccagttcctcccaACCTCCTCAGAACTTTCATGAAGATGGGCTCAGCTTCGTGATAACACGGTGCAACCTCATGGACTCAAGAAGCCACTGTGAAACTGTAGAACCTCATGGAATTATGGGGCCATTGTGACTCTGGGGAAAGCCATGGAATCAAGAGGccactgggacactgcagggcccCATGGAGCCAAAGGAACCCAGGGACAGTGGGCAACCTCCTGAAAtaaaggggccattgtgacactgcagaaaCCCATGGAATCAGGAGGCCAttgtggcactgcagggcctcctggaaacaaagaaaccctgggacactgtggaatttcatggaatcaagaggccattgtgacactggggaacctcatggaagaaaaggaatcCAGGGACACTGTGGGacttcatggaatcaaggggcaGTTGGGACACTACAGGGCCTTATGGATCCAAGAGAACATAGGGAAATTGTGGAATCTCGTGGAACCAAGGGACAcgcagggcctcatggaacaaAAGGAACCCTGAGGCATTTCAGagcctcatggaaccaagggtCCACTGTGCCTCCCCAGAACTCCATGGAATCAAGCAGAGCCGCTGcctcccccccgccgccgcacGGACCGGAGTCGCCGGCTCTGCCCCGCTTGGACACCTCTGGAGTCAGCGTGTTCTTGGGCAGCACAACTGAGCTCAGACCAGAGAGTTTCCCACATTTTACTTTGCCCCCTCTTttccccagggacagggcagcctCTTTCCATGGTCCCTCTGCTCACACAGGGtgtcctgctcttctcctggcACATCCCATCTCCCCACAGAGCCTTTCCCCAGGGGAACACGTCTGTGCTGGCCTGAGCAGCCCTTCCTGCACCCCCTGCCCgtgctccccacagcccctgagctgggggggctgctctgcagagcacgGGGGGTGTGGGGCCCGAGGCCATGGGGGACTCtgttgggctgtgctgctccagctgggaggcagagccagctgATGGTGCTCCCTGCCACTGACCACCTCCCACAGACGCTCCTGTGTGGCCATGgagggggctcagaggggccctgccttgTTCCACAGCTGGGACATGGCTTTGGGGGCTGCTCTTGATTGACTTGTGGAAGTTCACTGAGGGCAAGAGAAGTCACTGGCAAGAGTTTTCCCTGTACCTACTGTGTCCCCTGGGCTTGCAGAGCTCTGTTTGCCACTTGACAGGGAGATTTAGTACTTTATCTCTGGGTGACTCCACCCTGGGCAGGATTCTGCTCCAGGGCTCCATTCCCTGCTGACTGGATGGGACgggctgtccctgcagatcctctgtgctctcctgcactTCCTGAGTTCCTACAGACAAATCCTCACCTGCCATCAGCGCCCTCACaagctgcagagccccaggcaggTGACTTGGAGATCATTTGTCACCTCCATTTGCCATCAGCCACCAACACACAACATCTGACCCAGCCCTCAGTCCCTGCAGTCCCAGTGGGTCCCTGACCTCACTGCACTGTCTCCATGGAGaaacaagcaaagcaacaaGACTTTTGAGACTCTATCCCTTTCTGACACTCAGAGATTGTGATTCCTCATGTACAAACTAACACAGGCAGGATGTTTGAAAAATACCTTGCTGcataaacttttattttgtttaaatgcaCACAGAGTATGATTCCTGATTGGTACATTTTGtgggtgaaaaaaaagaggcagagtGAATTATATGggatgaagaataaaatttcagtgttattaagattaacagattaaaaaagagGCAGAGAGTGAATTATATGggatgaagaataaaatttcagtgttattaagattaaaaaaggaaagcccCCCACCAATATCAAAAACTTTAGAAGGCAGGCTGGACCCAAAATGTGTTACACAATGAGTGTTCTGCAGTAGAAAAGATGCAGTTTATTGCTCCTGAAAAACATCCAGTCATCATTTTCCTTATGGCATCCTTGAGCTCCTGGTTCCTGAGGCTGTAGATGAGGGGGTTCATTGCTGGAGGAACCACCGAGTACAGAACTGACACCAccagatccagggatggggaggagatggaggggggcttGAGGTAGGCAAATGTGCCAGTGCTGAGGAACAGAGAGACCacagccaggtgagggaggcacgtggaaaaggctttgtgccttccctgctgagaggggatcctcagcacagccctgaagatctgcacataggagaaaacaatgaaaacaaaacaaccaaatgATAAAGAGACACTAAACCCAATAAGCCCAATTTCCCTGAGGTAgcctgagtgtgagcaggagagcttgaggatgtgtgggagttcacagaagaactggcccagggcattgccctggcacaggggcagcgAAAATGTactggctgtgagcagcagagaattgagaaagccagtggcccaggcagctgctgccatgtgggcacaagctctgctgcccaggagggtcccgtagtgcaggggtttgcagatggcaacgtagcGGTCGTAGCACATGATGGTGTGGAGGGAAAACTCTGCTCTAAGAAAGACTATGTAGACAAAAAcctgtgcagcacatcctgTGTAGCTGATGGTTCTAGTGTCCCagagggaattgtgcatggctttggggacagtggtgcagatgcagcccaggtctgtgagggagaggttgagcaggaagaagcccatgggggtgtgcaggtggtggtcacaggctacggcgctgaggatgaggccgttggccaggagggcagccagggagatggccaggaagagccagaagtgcaggagctgcagctcccgcctGTCTGCCAATGCCAGGAGTAGGAACTGGGGCAcggagctgctgttggacatttGCTCCTTCCCCAGGGTATTTTGATCTGTTGAGAAGGAAAAGTCACTGCTGAGTTAGACCAGGCTTCTGCAGCCAAACATTACACATCTCAGCCACCCCACTCTCAGGCTCCCTCTCCTCACTCAGACCTCCCTGTAGCTCCTTCCCCTGAGCTCTGGCTTTTGCTGGCTGAGGGGACCAGAGGAAGCAGTAAATTTGTGATGGGCTCCCAAGGACCAAGGActccttctttctctgctcagaGAGGGAACTTGGAATGCAGGGTGATCTTGAATTAAATGTACTCGTGATACATCCAAgagcttctcagctttgctgtttgCAATTTGCCCAAATGAAGGACTGAGCTGAGGGaaattctttgtattttttcaccCACTTGCACCTACCACACTTAGGAGTGGTTGTGGAGGTTTGAAATCCCTGACATTTCTATTGCACTGCAGGTCAAATCTTGTGGGTTCtgaggggcacagggatggTCCCTTAgtgcagagagaagagctgctctgcccatcAGTCCTGTGCTCAGCTgtcctgtgctggcagcttggagctggaggagcatcACACTCAACTGTTCCCCTACAGAGAAACTGCACAGAGATCCAGGAATCCATGTCCAAAGAAAAGACTGACACACTGCTCACCTTTTCATCTTACCCCTCCCAGAGTGAGACACAAAATGGTCAttgcagctgcccagagcattTCCATGGATTTAGCACTGAGGAATTTTCTCCATAGGgatcctgtgcagcacagagatcctatggcagagctgtgcccttcTGGAGGGcatctgcagccctgcaggacaCCCAGGCAAACAGCTGAAGACCCTGAAGGTGCCTGGAGGGCACTTGGGCACTTGGCTCCCACAGACacatccccacagcagcacccaaaGGGGTTGTGTCTGGACAAGAATCTGCCCCCCCCAAACCGCACACTGGCTTAGAAAACCCACTGGTGAGAACACGGAGAGCCCAGGCAGCAGGGGATGGCAATGAAAtgccacagtgctgctgccaagggaggagggacacagagagaCAGCTGGAAATCAGGGCCTTGTCCTTGcctgggctctggctgctgcagggcaatgcacagcccagcccccgTGGGCCTGAGGGCACAGGCTCTGCTTCGGCTGGGAAaggagcccaggcaggagctgctcagggaaggggtctgtgccacagggacagcagggaggggcCCACATCCCCCTGGCCAGCCcttgtggcagcagctgcctctccctgcctgcctgtctctgggtgaggagctgttcctgccagcagcccctgcctgtgcccagctcagctccctgccagtgctgccagagccatccccagcccagtgcccaggggcagctctgcctgggcaggggctgcagagcagatccCAGACAGCCTGCggtggctgggaagggggaggtgtTCTGGGGGGATGTGCTTCCTGAGAAGGGCCCCTGGAAATGGAGGAGgtggagctgaagctgtgaggagccctgagcctgcagctgaaaggccctgcccatccctgccctgccctgagggGTCACTCCTTCCACCCACaccttctccctgcagggccACGGCAGCTCCTTGGCcgggctgagagctgagcctggcaggcagcagagtccctaccccagcacacagagccctgggggcaggaccctgctctgcaccacagccctgggcacccctggctgcacccccaccttcccaccccacagccagccctgccacagggaACCTTCTGGCCCTGGGCCTCTGATGGGGCAGCagcaagtcctgctctgcaccagcttctcctgctgcaccccagcaaATCCAGCACAGCCATCCTGAcacctcctgccactgctgccatttggcagctggcagaggcacttGCAGCAActcccctgcactgctctgcagccacaacCTGACCATGGCAAAGGGCTGGCAAggttcctgccctgagcagctctgccctgtcctccccGCCCAGGATCCCTtcaacctcctgctcccttctcctctctgcccttgctgcctgcagctcctgccctgctctgccatatggccacttcccctgcactgcagcaactggGAGAATGCTGCTGAAAGATCCTagaagctgtgggatgtggcagCTTTAGGAGATGCCTCCAGGAAGGCAAGTTGAACTTTCCTACAGCCAGAGAATTCTTCCTTCAAATCCTGGGAAGGTTTCTCCCGTAGTGAGAGCTCAGTcacctgccagcccaggctgcctctcatctctctgccttctctcctgtgccctgggtgctgcaggcagtgccctcagccctgctgggctgtgcagaggagctgctcaccagcagagctgtctctttgaagctcttcttgcttaccaggagctccctgtgtgccaggagcccggcccagctcagcagcacagcaacagccccaggcagcccttgctctgcccctctgggctccctccagctgcccctggggctccaggggaacctgctggcacacagctgaaggaaataatGATATGCCTTCCCTCAGCTGGGCACAGAcacttctttcagcactgtcattTCTCCAGACAGACACAGAGTTAAGTTCAAGAGGCTCCTTTTCCTGTCCCATCATTAGACAGGAAACCCAGACAGTGCCGAGGAGGGATCTCCTTCACCTGCACTGAGGGAAGGGACTCAGCTGAGTCAACAGAGGTGTCTCCTTGTGGCTCTGCAGACCTGGGGCCACAAGGACACTCAGCTCCCTCCACAACCCCCATGGGCTGGgattcctcctgccccacttCAGTGGGCCCAAAACAGGCCCCTGCAGGTGACTCCTTGTCCCTGTTCCCATGGGAATGAAGGAAGACCAAAGCCAGGAGTGACCTGCTGGGACACAAACCCCTGGTTCCTTCTGAGGGGCCAGAGGTGACCGAGATTCCTGCTGGGAACTGCAGGCTCCAATGGAGCAGTTCCTagggacagggcagcagctgtgggatcTCCTTGGAGGCTGCTGGGACATTGCTTTGGCCAACTTCAGTGGCAGAAGGGGCCCACATGTAGGACAGGGGAACCTGTCACTGTTCCTTCTGTCCAGGGCAGCCCCTAGAGGTGTTCAGGTGACCAAATGGAGTcaggtggcacagggagagaggtCTCTCTCCTGTTCTTTATCAGGGTATTTTCTACATGTCCCAGGGTACAATGGCAGTTGTCTCCTGGACATCCCTTCACTGCTGAACCTAATTGAGGGCAGCTGAGCCTGGATTGAACAGCCAAAGAGGGGCCTGTAGTGCCAGGGgaggtgccagggctgtgcagcacaagtgcagcagctgccctggaCAGCACAGGGCCTGTGCAGGAAGCCcgtccccattcccagcagttGTGGGACAGGCACCACCCAGGGCTCCTCAGACACATTGGGTGCCTTTGGGGCAGGGAGtgaatcccagccctgcagggacacaaagACTGTCCCTTCTCTGCCCAGCCAAGGCCGGGCCAGGCACGAGTCCAAATCCCATCAGCCCAGGCTGTCCACACTtgtttcctccctctgctgGCTCTTCTGTCCCCCAGCATTTCAGCAGCATGTGCTGATCTCCTCAGGGGTCAGGCCTGGGATTTTCCCCCTGGGCCTGAGTGCCAGCACGTCCACCCCCAAGGCCATTGTCAGCAAagcctctgcacagcccagctcttggggttttcagagcagctttcccCACTGCAAGTCTGTTCTTACCCCGGTGCCCCcgctgaggggctgcagccagaCAGGCCCCAATGCCCTGCGTgtggggcacaggcaggaggagctgcagtcCCAAGTCTCTCTTCATTCCACTCGCAAGCAATACCAGCCCAGGCTTGCTGAGACAGTTCCCAGgttgcagggctgtgcagggttGGGAGAGAAGGACAAGGAGacacaggagagaaagagcaggagagaggtgTCCTCAGCAGGAAGGAGCTTCTTGGATCAGTGGAGCTGCTCTAGGGGATGAACAAACTGGGTGAACAAAAGTGGGTGAGGGTCAGAGGAGAGAGTGGTTTGGGTGACATTGTGGAGTGAGACAAAGAGCCCATTGAAATTGGCTTTGATAACCCTGGAATTCACTGGAAAGGCAGCACGACAGGGTGCAAAGAGTCCCAGAGGTTTGTGCAGGGTGTTGGTCAAGACAGCCCTTGGGACACAGGCCTTTAGAGCACAGTTGCAATAAAGGTTGGTGGACAAGAGGGAGGTTCATCTGCATCTGCTTCTGTCCAAGAGGAACCAAGAGGTTACCATAGAAACTGACTGTAGCGATGGGAATGTATggtggttgccatggtaactgaccatagcaatgggaatgtgtgctggttgccatggtaactgacaATAGCAATGGGAATGTATGAGGGTTGCCATGGAATTGACAATAGCAATGGGAATGTAGGATGGTTGCCATAGTAACTGACCGTAGAAATGGGAATGTGTGATGGTTGCCATGATAACTGAATGTAGTAATACAATGTATGATGTTTGTCATGGTAACTGACCGTGGCAGTGGGAGGTATGATGGTTGCAATGGTAACTTACATTAGCAATGGGAATGTATGAGGGTTGCCATGGAAACCGACCATAGCAATGAGCatgtatgatggttgccatggtaactgacaGTGGCAATGGGAATGTATGGTGGTTACCATGGTAACCGACTGTACCAGTGGAAGTATGATGGTTGGCATGATAACTGACCATAGCAATGGGGTGTATTATGGTTGCCACAGTAACTGACTGTGGCAGTGAGAATGTATGCTGTTTGCCATCGTAAATGACTGTAGCAATGGAAATGTGTAATGATTGTCATAGTAACTGACCGTAGCAGTGGGTggtatgatggttgccatggtaactgacaGTGGCAATGAGAATGTATggtggttgccatggtaactgaccataGCAATGAGAATGTCTGATGGTTGGCATGGTTACCGACTGTACCAGTGGAAGTATGATGGTTGCCCTGGTAACTGACCGTAGCAGTGGGGTGCATGATGTTTGCCACGGAAACTGACCATAGTGACGAGAATGTATggtggttgccatggtaacagACCATAGAAATGAGAGTGTATGATGGTTGCTATGGTAACTGACCGTAACAGTGGGaatgtatgatggttgccataGTAACCGACCATGGCAATGAGAATGCATGCTGGTTGTTATGGTAACCGACCACAGTAATACAATGTATAAGGTTTGCCAGGGTAAACGTCCGTAGCAGTGGGAGGTGTGATGGTTGCCATTGTAACTGACTGTAGTAATACaatgtatgatggttgccatggtaactgacaGTGACAATGAGAATGTATGAGGTTGCCATGGAAACCAACCATAGCAATGGGAATGTATGATGGTCGCCATGGTAGCTGACAGTGGCAATGAGAATGTATGGTGGTTGCCAGGGTAACTGACCATAGCAAAGAAaatgtatgatggttgccatggtaaccgACTGTTTCAGTGGAagtatgatggttgccatggtaactgaccataGCAGTGGGTTGTATGATGGTTGCCACGGAAACTGACCATAGTGACGAGAATGTATggtggttgccatggtaacGGACCATAGAAACGGGACTGTATGATGGTTACCATGGTAACTGAACATAGCAATGGGCgtgtatgatggttgccatggtaatgGACCATAGCAGTGGGAggtatgatggttgccatggtaattGACCGTAGCAACAGGAATGTATGATGGTTGCAATGGTAACTGACTGTAGAAATGGGAATGTATGATGGTTTCCATGGTAACTGATCGTAGCAATGGAAATGTGTAATGgctgccatggtaactgaccataGTAACGGTAGTGtgtgatggttgccatggtaaccgACTGTACCAGTGGGAAGTATGATAACTGATTGTAGCAATGGGaatgtatgatggttgccatgcTAACTGACCATAGCAGTGGGAGTGTATGATGGTTACCATGGTAACAGACCCTGGCAATCTGTCCTAGTTGCAGGGGCCAGGACCAGTTTATCACTGTGTGAGTGcaaccaaaactgtgtattctacaccctctgtGTCATTTCTCAGGGACTGTTAAGAATGGattctttgcagcagctgcccagggcccacctgactcctcaggctacaagctgggtgtGAAAGAACTGTGCAAGGAGTGTTCCTTTGTCTTCACACCCATGACTCAGCTGGGataactcccctccagggagGCATTAGCACCTTCAtccccagcctgaggggtcatctcTGCCAATCGGCCGCCTTGGACTGGCAGAACAGGCAGCTGCAACACCCAGACCATCAAACACTCCAAAAATACCCCCTGACTTACAGAGTTCAATTGCCCATTGTGAAACtctctgccctgggggaggtgcTGGACATCcccacct
The genomic region above belongs to Chiroxiphia lanceolata isolate bChiLan1 chromosome W unlocalized genomic scaffold, bChiLan1.pri scaffold_71_arrow_ctg1, whole genome shotgun sequence and contains:
- the LOC116781592 gene encoding olfactory receptor 14J1-like, whose amino-acid sequence is MSNSSSVPQFLLLALADRRELQLLHFWLFLAISLAALLANGLILSAVACDHHLHTPMGFFLLNLSLTDLGCICTTVPKAMHNSLWDTRTISYTGCAAQVFVYIVFLRAEFSLHTIMCYDRYVAICKPLHYGTLLGSRACAHMAAAAWATGFLNSLLLTASTFSLPLCQGNALGQFFCELPHILKLSCSHSGYLREIGLIGFSVSLSFGCFVFIVFSYVQIFRAVLRIPSQQGRHKAFSTCLPHLAVVSLFLSTGTFAYLKPPSISSPSLDLVVSVLYSVVPPAMNPLIYSLRNQELKDAIRKMMTGCFSGAINCIFSTAEHSLCNTFWVQPAF